The genomic stretch AGTACTTATACACAATATCCTCAGGGTTCTAAAATCTATGTGAAACTTGCAGGATTGGCTTTGGGAACTTATGGTGGTGTTGTGCAATTAGGTGTAAAAACCGGAACTGAAACACAGGCAACTTCAGTATCAAGAATTCCTGAAAAACTTGTTCCGTCTAGGGTTTTTAGGTCTTGCTCTATTAGAGAAAATATTATTCCTAAGATTATGACTTCAGTGCAGATGGTTTCTGCAAACGATCAGTATATCGGATGTTTAATTCAGATGAATAATGCTGAATTTGACAATAGAATCTTATGTACAAACTTTGCTCCGAATGGAGTTACTGTTGATAGAATTATTAGAGATAACAGTACTACAACAGCCAGAGTGGTAAGAAATAGTGGTTATGCATCATTTGCTAATCAAACTTTGCCATCAGGAAATGGTAAATTTGTAGGTATTTATAGCAAATTCAACAGTACTTACCAAATGTACATCAACAAAGTTACAGATCTAGACATGACTAAATTCCCAAGAATCGATGGTATTGCATCAAACCCTTGTGAATACAGTGATAATGGTTTAACTCAAAAAACTGTTGCTGAGGTTAAACAATTGGCAGCGAGTCCTCTTACTTTAATTACAGGTGATTTTGTATTAAAAGCAAAAGTAATCGCTAATGATAAATCTGGAAACCTTTTCAAATATATTTATGTTGAAGATGCTACAGGAGGTATCAGAATTAATATCGACAAATCTGATATGTACAATGATCCTAGATTTATTTTAGGTAAAGAAGTTTATGTAAAACTTAAAAACTTATATGTAGGAGCTGTTAATGGAGAAATTCAGTTGGGTGTTCCATTCAGTGGAGCTGTTGGTAGAATCGCTGAGGCAGATGTTTACAAATATTTCTTCGATTCTAAAAAAGCAATTACTGCAGTTACTGCTACAGAAAGAACAATTACTCAGTTTACGATGGCTGATGTTGGGAGATGGGTTAAGATCAAAGATCTTCAATTTATTGCCGGAGATTTAGAAAAAGTATATGCTTCTGGAGCGGTAACTAACAAAACTTTAGAAGACTGTTCAGGAAATAAAGTTTTATTGAGAACGAGTAATTTTGCTGATTTTGCAGGTCAGGTTATTGAAGCTGGAAAAGGTGATGTATACGGTGTTTTAAGCGTATTTAATGGCACTTACCAGTTGTGGATTACCGATATTCTAGGGGCGGATCTTGATAACCCCAGATGTGACGGCTCTGTTTATGTACCACTTCCTGTATTATATAAAGAAGAGTTTGCAGCAGGAGGTTTCAGCTCAGATTGGGCAACTGCAAATGTGACCGGACCAAATCAGTTTTGGAAAACTTCAAACCAAGGCAACGGAACCAATTATTATGCGATAATGAATGGTTTTGCTTCTGGAAATAATGTTAACGAAGACTGGCTGATTTCTAAAGCAGTAAGCTTAGTAGGAAAAACCAAAGCAGCAGTAAGTTTTACATCTGACGTAAATTATTCTGGACCTGCTCTTCAGGTTTACGCTACAGAAAATTATACAGGAGATCCCGCAACAACTAGTTGGGTAGCTTTACCAGCATTGTTAGATACGAATAATAGCGGATTTGGTGACTGGGTAAGCTCAGGAAATGTAGATCTTTCAGCATTCTTAGGGAAAAATGTAAGAATTGCATTCAAATATACTTCAACTACTTCCGCAGCGGCAACGTGGGAAATTGATGACTTCAAAATTAAAGGTCAGTAATTAGCTGATTCATTTAGATTTATAAAAGATCTGTCTCACCATTGAGGCAGATCTTTTTTATTTATAAAATTTCCAAATAGAATCTTATTTAAAAGAGGCTTTATTCAGCATCAATTCTTAAATTTGTTGTTATGAATTATTTGGAAGCTTTAAGCAGAAGATATTCTGTGAAAAAATTTAATCCCGAAATGATCATTCCGCAGGACACCCTTCTCAATATTCTTGAGTCCGGTAAACTGGCGGCGAGCTCTTTGGGGCTTCAGCCTTATAAAATATTCGTAGTACAGAGCCGGGAAATAAAAGAAAAGTTGATACCAGCTTTCTACAATCCTTCTCAAATTTCTACATGTTCGCATCTCATTGTTTTAGTTTCAAAAAAAAATATAGAGGATACATATCTTGATGGTTATTTTAAACATATTTCTGAAGTGCGTGATCAACCTGTGGAACATTTAGATTTATTCAGAAAAAGCATTACAGGTCATTTTAGCAGACAGGAACATGACGATATTTTGAACTGGGCAGAAAAACAATCCTATATTGTCTTGGCCAATTTAATGTATGCTGCAGCAATAGAAAATATAGATACATGCCCGATGGAAGGGTTCAGACAAGAAGAAATTGAACAAATTTTAGATATAAATTCTGAAAAAGAAAAGGTAACGGTTACTTTGGCTTTGGGATACAGATCGGAAGAAGATCAGTTTCAAAACATGAAAAAAGTAAGGAAACCAAACGAAAAATTGTTTAAATTTATTTAATATTTAGACGATTGTCTTAAAGCAAGAATATGATAAAAGCGGATGTATTAGTAATTGGTTCCGGAATTTCCGGACTTTCTTATGCCATAAAAGTTTCAGAACAGCTTCCCGATGCCAAAATAATCATTGTAACAAAATCAGACGAAGACGAGAGCAATACCAAATATGCTCAGGGTGGTTTGGCGGTGGTTACCGATTCTAAAAATGATAATTTCGAAAAGCATATCGAAGATACAATGAGAGCCGGAGACGGTGAAAATAAGCGTAATGTTGTAGAAATGGTGGTGAGAGAAGCTCCTGCAAGATTTAATGAAATTGTAGAGTGGGGCGCCAATTTTGATAAGAAAAATGGTGAATTTGCTTTAGGACGAGAAGGAGGGCATACCGAAAACAGAATTGTTCATCATAAAGATATTACAGGTTTTGAAATTGAAAGAGCATTGCTTCAAACAGTTAAAAACAGTCCGACAATAGAAATTCTCGATCATCATTACGTAATCGATATCATTACACAGCATCATGTTCCCGGAAAAGAATTAAATGAGGGCGAAATCAATTGTTATGGTGCTTATATTTTGGATGAGAAATCAAAAACAATTAAAAAAATCACTTCTAAAATCACTTTAGTTGCCACAGGCGGCGCAGGTCACGTTTATAAAAATACGACAAACCCAACGATTGCGACCGGAGACGGAATCGCTTTCGTAGCCCGTGCAAAAGGAAAAGTGACCAATATGCAATATTATCAGTTCCATCCCACTGCTTTGTACAGCAAGATTGATGGTATGCTATTTTTAATCTCTGAGGCAGTTCGTGGTGACGGCGCAAAATTGAGAACCAAAAGAGGTGAAAAATTTATGCATAAATATGATGCAAGGGAAGAATTGGCCTCCAGAGACATCGTTGCAAGAGCTATCGACGCCGAAATGAAAATTACAGGTGACGAATTTGTCGGTCTAGATTGTCGTGAGATGAGTCAGGAAAAGTTTCTGGAACATTTCCCGAATATCTATAAAAAATGTAAAAGTGAAGGAATAGATCCTTTCGTACAGCTTATTCCGGTAGTCCCGGCTTGTCATTATCTGATGGGCGGAATCGACGTTGATAAAGACGGGCAATCTTCAATAAATAATTTATTTGCTGTCGGAGAATGTACCAACTCGGGTCTTCATGGGGCAAACAGATTGGCTTCCAATTCCTTATTGGAAGGTTTGGTTTTCGGTCATAATGCAGCGATGAAAACGGTAGAATTATTAAAAGAAAACAATTTTAATTTTGATGATCTAAAAGCTGTTCCCGAATGGAATGAAGAGGGAATGAAAATTATTGATGAAATGGTTATTGTTTCTTATCTCAGAAAACAGCTTCAGGAAATGATGAGCAATCTGGTTGGGATTGTAAGAAGCAACAGCAGGCTAAAAATGGCATTGCAGAAACATGCAGAAATCGCTGCCGCCGTTGACGAAATTTATCATTACTCTATCCTTTCGCCTCAACTTTCAGAATTAAGAAACCTGACAACAGTTGCACATCTGATTATCAGCGAATCGATGGAAATGACACAAAATAAAGGAGCATTTTACAATAAAGATTTAGTTCAAGCATAATTGATTAGTACATAAGAATCATGAAAAGACCAAGCTACGCTACCGATAAAGTTTTAAAGCAGTTCATAAAAAATGCTTTAGAAGAAGATATTCAGGACGGAGATCACTCTACTTTATCAACAATTCCTAAAGATCTTGAGCAAAGTGCGAAACTTCTGGTAAAAGAAAACTGTATTTTGGCAGGTGTTGAACTGGCCGAAATTATATTTAAAACGTTCGATAAAGATTTAAAAGTTGAAACATACATCAAAGACGGTGAAGTAGCAAAGACAGGTGACATCGCATTTATTGTCACCGGAAGCGCAAGGTCGATTCTTTCCACTGAAAGACTGGTTCTCAATTGTATGCAGAGAATGAGCGGTATCGCTACTTTGACCCACGATTGGGATTCTAGATTAATCGGTACAAAAACAAAACTTTTAGACACCAGAAAAACGACCCCGAACTTTAGAGTTTGTGAAAAATGGGCAGTTGCTATCGGTGGCGGAACAAATCACAGATACGGATTATACGATATGATTATGTTGAAAGACAACCATATTGATTATAACGGGAGTATTACCAATGCTGTGAAAATGGCCAAAGATTACGTTAAAAAATCCAAGAAAAAACTGAAGATCGAAGTCGAAACCAGAAATCTTGAAGAAGTACAGGAAGCTATTAATGCAAAAGTAGACAGAATCATGCTAGATAATATGGATGTGGCTACAATGAAAAAAGCAGTGAAGCTGATTAATGGGTCATGTGAAAGTGAAGCGTCCGGAGGAATTACTAGAAATCAGCTAAAAGAAATTGCTACCACAGGAGTTACTTATATCTCTGTCGGAGCCCTTACTCATTCGGCAGAAAATATTGATTTAAGTTTAAAAGCTGTTATGTAAAACATTGTATTTTTAATAAAAACAATGGTATTTTGTTAAAAATTAAATAATATGATTTTTTTCACCTCATAATTCAATTTTTGTATTTTATTCTGATAATCAATGCTTTATCATTTGTTAAGAATAGTTAAAAATTAACATTAAGTTAATAATAGTTAAATTTAATTTGTCGAATTTTGCATAAAATTTAATTCTAACTATTACTTACGATTATGAAATTAATCAACAAATCGATGCTAACTGTGTTAATTACGCTTTCTACGGCAAGTGTATATTACGCACAAGAAACTCAAGACACGGTAAAAACCAAGTCTAAAGACATTGAGGAAGTTATTTTACAAGGTGTAACTGATATCGCTAAAGATAGAAAAACACCAGTTGCTGCTTCTACTATCAAAGCGGCACAAATCATCGAAAGATTAGGAAATCAGGAACTTACTGAGATTTTAAACACAACACCATCAGTGTACGCTACAAAATCTGGAGGAGGTTTTGGAGACGGTAGTATTACCATGAGAGGTTTCGAATCAAGAAACATCGCAGTAATGGTAAACGGTATGCCGGTAAATGATATGGAAGGTGGATCAGTTTATTTTTCTAACTGGACTGGTCTTGCTGATGTGACTAGTACGATGCAAGTTCAGAGAGGTTTAGGTTCTTCTAAATTAGGAATTGCTTCAGTAGGGGGTACGATGAACTTTATCACTCGTACTGCTGACATGAAAAAAGGAGGTGCTATAAGACTTGGAGTAGGTAATGATGATTATTTGAAAACTTCATTTGCATATAATACCGGAAAAAGTGATAATGGCTGGGCTTCATCATTTTTGATGAGTAGAACAGCTGGAGGTACTTATATTGAAAATACTGATTTTGAATCATATGCTTATTATTTTGCATTAGGATGGGAGGCTAGCAAAAAGCATAACTTCCAGTTTACTTTGACGTCTTCTCCACAATGGCACGATCAAAGAACATACGCTTCAACGATTTTTAATTATATTAAATTTAATCCAGACAACGATAATACACCATATAGACAGTATAATTCTGATTTCGGATATAAAACTGCGGCTAATGGTGATCGATATGCAATTGCAAACAGATCAAACTATTATTCAAAGCCAGTTATGATGGTAAACTGGGACTGGACGATGAATGAAAAGTCTAAGTTAAGTACAGTTTTATATATGTCTAACGGTAGAGGTGGTGGTACCGGTGACTTAGGTAGAGTTGCAAATAAAGGTATGACTGGTTTCTATGATAACACTGGACATTTTGATTATGATGCAATTTTTGCAGCTAACGCGGCTGTTAATTTAAATAATCCTTCAACACCAGCTAACAGTACTTTGATTCGTAGAGCAAGTATTAACTCTCACAACTGGTATGGTATTTTAGCTAATTTCCAGCATAAAGTAAACGATAACTGGAGTTTCTCAGTAGGAACTGATGACAGATATTATTACGGTTATCATTATCAGGTAGTATCTGACCTTTATGGTGCTACAGGATACAAAGAAAACAAAAATGCTAATGTTGCTCCTTACGTAGCAAGCAATGTTTACGATTACAAAAAACTTTCTTGGAATCCTTTCGGAGGAAGCACAGCACCTATTTCTGACCAAATAGGATATAGTAATGACGGAGAAGTTCTTTGGTACAGTGGTTTTGCGCAAGTAGAATATACTAAAGATAAATTATCTGCATTCTTACAGGGATCAGTTTCAAACCAATCTTATCAAAGAATTGATAACTTTGTAAAAGATGGTGTTACCATGCAACAAGGGCAAACGGTTAATACTAAAACAGGATTCAAAGATTTATTTGGATATAATGTAAAAGGGGGTGCAAACTATAATATTAATGATTACCACAATGTATTTGCTAATATTGGATACTACAGCAAGCAGCCTTTTATGAACTCTGTTTACCCAAGTAACTTACAAGTTGTAAATCCTAACTTAACGAATGAGAAAATTTTCTCTGCAGAAATTGGTTACGGTTTCAGATCACCTAAATTATCAGCAAATGTTAACTTATACAGAACCGAATGGAAAGACAGATGGTTGAGAAGAAGCAATCAAATATTTGAGATTGCTGATCCAGCTGCTCCTGGAGGTGTTGGTACAGTTAACGGATATTCTGAAATCAGTGGAATTACTCAACTTCACATGGGAGTAGAGGTAGATGCGGTTTACAAACCATTCCATTTCTTAGAATTCCAAGGTATGTTGTCTTATGGTGACTACCAATATAAAGGTAACGCTACAGGAACTAATTTTGATGATAACAACAACCCAGTTGCTGTAGTTGGTACAAAAACTACCAATACACTTTATCTAGACGGTGTAAAAGTTGGTGGAAGTAGTAGTAACAGTATTCCACAAGTTACTGCATCTTTAGGTACTACAGTGAGACCAGTGAAAGACCTTAATATCTATGGTACTTGGAGATATGTTGGTAAATTGTATTCTTCAATCGATGCTGCAACATTTACAACTGTAGCTAATCAAGAAAGAGGATCTCTTCAATTGCCGGATTTCAATCTTTTCGATATAGGAGCGTCATTTAAAATCAGATTAAAAAACACAGCTCAGTACTTTACTGTAGGAGCAAACGTTTACAACTTATTTGACACTACTTACATCGCTGATGGAGCAACAAATAATTTTGTTAAAAATGTGGGAGATTTTACAACATCAACAACAGGTGGTGTAACAACAACAGCACAACAGAAATATGATGCTTACATCAACAATCCAGCGAATTTCTACAAAGGAATTGACACTTCAAACAGAGTATTCTTCGGATTCGGAAGAACTTGGGCAGCCAATTTATCTTTCAACTTCTAATAAATTCAAGTTTATTACATATCAAATCCCAGCTTTATCGCTGGGATTTTTTTATATTTGTATACTTTAAAAATAGAAAAAAATAGAAGTATGGATCTTTACAAAATTTTACTCAATGCACACAAAGGATTTGCTTATCTGGAGCTTGCATTAACCGCTTTATTTATCATCGCTCTCTTAACAGTAATGTTCGGATATAGCGGAAAAGTAAACAAGTTTTTGAAAAAAATCACCCTGTTTACAATGATCTTCTTCCACGTACAATTCTTAATTGGTATTGTGATGCTGATTATGAATTTTACAAAAGGATTAGATATGGGAGCGGTAATGAAAAATGCTGATTTAAGATTCCAATATGTAGAGCATCCGTTTTCTATGTTAATTGCTGCCGTTTTGATGACCATTATCAACAAAAAAGTAAAATCTAATGATACGATTTCTTTAGGAATTGTAATCATGGGATTGATCGCAGTAGGTTTATTTGCATTTGCATTTCCATGGACGAGAGTCTTTGGAGCGTAAAGTAATTTTAAGTTATGAATTATAAACGATGAGTTTATAATTTTTAAATATTTTAATCTTTAAATTTTAATTAAATCAATGAAAGTAGCTGTAGTAGGTTCAACGGGAATGGTTGGCCAAGTTATGCTTAAAGTTCTCGAAGAGAGAAATTTCCCTGTAACAGAATTAATTCCGGTAGCTTCGGAAAGATCTATTGGTAAACAGGTGAAGTATAAACAGGTAGATTATACTATCGTAAGCATCGATGACGCTATAGCTGCCAAACCTGATATCGCAATTTTCTCAGCAGGAGGTGATACATCTTTAGAATATGCTCCAAAATTTGCAGAAGCAGGAATTACCGTTATCGATAATTCTTCAGCCTGGAGAATGGATCCTACTAAAAAATTAGTAGTGCCGGAAATAAATGCTGATGTTCTGACAAAAGAAGATAAGATTATTGCGAATCCAAACTGTTCTACCATTCAGTTGGTAATGGTTTTAGGTCCGTTGAATAAAAAATATGATTTAAAAAGAGTTATTGTTTCCACTTATCAGTCTGTAACAGGTACAGGAAAAGCTGCTGTGGATCAATTAAACGGAGAGATTAGCGGTGACGATTCTGTTGCAAAAGTATATCCTTATCAGATTTTCAAAAATGCATTGCCACACTGCGACGTATTTTCTGATGATGACTATACCAAAGAAGAAATTAAATTAATGAAAGAGCCTAAGAAAATTTTAGGTGACGATACATTTAATTTAACAGCAACTGCAGTAAGAGTTCCGGTACAGGGAGGACATTCTGAAAGTGTAAACATCGAATTTGAAAACGAATTTGAATTGGATGAGGTAAGAAAAATTCTATCAGAAACTCCTGGAGTTGTAGTAATGGATAACGTGAAAAACAACGAATATCCTATGCCGCTTTATTCCGAAGGAAAAGATGAAGTTTTCGTTGGAAGAATCAGACGAGATCTCTCGCAACCCAAAACGCTCAATCTCTGGATTGTAGCAGACAATCTCCGAAAAGGAGCTGCAACCAACGCAGTACAGATTGCAGAATACTTGGTAGCAAACAACTTAGTATAAACTAACAAAAAAGAAAAGAGTCTCCAAAAGAGATTCTTTTTTTTATCAAATAAAAATAGATTTTAACTTATTACTCATTATCACGAAATTTTGTTCCCCCAACCCTAAAGGGAGCGAAATTTCTTCGAAAAAACCTCAAAAATTACACCCTTTAGGGTTGGGGAAATACTTTTTGAGAATTTTTAATGGTAAAAATATTGAACAAAGTAATTCAAGACAAAAAAATGATAACAAAGAATATCAACAAAGACAAAATAGGATTTCAAAAATGGATCGCCGCTTTTGGAGTTATTCTATTCATCGGAAAAATAATCGCCTGGAAACTCACTGATTCCGATGCCGTTTTTTCTGATGCTATGGAAAGTATTGTCAATGTTATCAGTGCTTTCATGGGATTGTATTCTTTACATTTAGCTTCAAAACCAAAAGATGAAGACCATCCTTATGGTCACGGTAAGGTAGAATTTGTCACTTCCGGAATTGAAGGTGCATTGATTGCCATTGCAGGAATCATGATTATCTACGAAGGTATCAACAGTTTGGTTACAGGAAAGACGCTTAGTGAACTAGATTGGGGGATTACGATCATCGCTGCAACCGCTATTATCAACTATATTTTAGGGTATATTTCAATTAAAAAAGGAGAGAGAGAAAACTCTTTGGTTCTTATATCGTCAGGAAAACATTTGCAGTCAGATACCGTTACTACATTGGGTGTTGTGATCAGTTTAATCATCGTTTACTTCACCAAAATATACTGGATAGACTCTGTGGTTGCTTTGATATTCGGCTTCTATATTATTTTCGTAGGCTATAAAATCGTTAGAAAGTCGCTTCGTGGGATTATGGATGAGCAAGATCCCGAACTTTTAAACAACATTATTGATCTTCTCGAGAAAAACAGACATACGGAATGGATCGACATTCACAATATGAAAATCCAGCAGTTTGGCTCATCACTTCACATCGATGCGCACATCACTTTGCCTTATTATTACAGCCTTCGCGAAGCTCACAAAGAGATGGAGCAGGCCATACTTCTTTTAGCAAACAATACCAAACGCACGGTCGAATTCAACTTCCATATGGATGACTGCAAAACCATATCTTGTCCTGTTTGCCAGATTATGGATTGCCCTGTTCGAAAACAACCATTCGTAAAAAGAGTAGAGTGGACGGCAGAAAATGTAACAAGAGTCGAGAAACATACCATTGAATAATTATTTTAGAAGCTGATTCCCGCTCTTCGCTCATACTCCTCACACATCCGCTTTGTCTGGCTGATTCCTTCGCTTTTCCGTTCTTGTTGCGGGGTAACCGCTGCGATGGGGGCTATAAAAACCCAAACCTCACAGGTTTTTAAAACCTGTGAGGTTTAACTATGTATAAAAAATTACGTTTACGGTAATGTGGTCAAAAATAGTTGCTGTTTTTCACGAGAATAATTCATTTACTTATTAAATTTATACATAATCATCCGTATTAATTCTACAAAACACTCCGTAGGAGTGACATCTGTGTAGCAATTAGAACAAAAAACAACGACGCGCTCCGTATGAGCGCTATCTTAATATTTTAGATTCTTACAAATTAATAATTTGAATTCCTCAACATCATCTGCTTTCTGTAGTAAAACAAAGGAACAATCAAAAGAATAATCAAAGGCTGAATAACAAACCTTCTCATATAGAAAGAGAAAAGATGGCCAATCTCAAACCGGTTTGAAATACAGTAAAGATATATCGGAAAGGTAATGACAAAAAAGATAGAAATTAAAATAGCTCCCTGTATCGTCCAGATTTTATTTCTAAATAAAAAATGAATGATTACACACGAGAAAAAAAGGTTTAAAAGAAATCTGAATATATGGCTGAGAATCAATTTTCCCCATTCAAACTGAGGAATAGCAATTTGCACATCTGCTTCATGGAAATATTTAAGAAAAGGATCATAGAAAATCTGGTCTTCCAGCATTCTAACACTTATGAGTCCGCAAACTCCTACAATGACTAAAAACCAACTAAGAATTTTCATTTTTTAAAGCAAAAAATTTAATCCAGACAAGCCAAAGCACAACAACACTCCCGTAAATAATTGCAGGAAAAACGTAATCGTGCGACATTTTGCTGTATTGAGGATAATCACTACAAACAATATTAAGACCTGTGATTCTTAAGACATTCATTATATGAAGTAGAATCAGGCTTATTCCTACAAAAACGAAAGTTTTGGCACCTTTGTAAAAAGCAAAAATAAAAGACACAAACAGAATCATCACAGAAATAGCATTGCATCCTTCGACCATTCGGGTAACAAACCTAGTTCTCACATGAAACCAAACCTGCTGTTTGGGGACGTCATCATAAAGAGCAGAAGGAAATCCCATTAAAGTCTGTAAAAACACAACCTGTTTCGT from Chryseobacterium indoltheticum encodes the following:
- a CDS encoding DUF5689 domain-containing protein, which gives rise to MKKYNSILKYIFVMIAALVITGCVHDDKYNEPNLDGYQCADLTATMTLTQLRAKYASTATTAFVFPDDSKDVIEGYVSSTDETGNIYKTIYIQDKPENPTQGFVISVDAVSTYTQYPQGSKIYVKLAGLALGTYGGVVQLGVKTGTETQATSVSRIPEKLVPSRVFRSCSIRENIIPKIMTSVQMVSANDQYIGCLIQMNNAEFDNRILCTNFAPNGVTVDRIIRDNSTTTARVVRNSGYASFANQTLPSGNGKFVGIYSKFNSTYQMYINKVTDLDMTKFPRIDGIASNPCEYSDNGLTQKTVAEVKQLAASPLTLITGDFVLKAKVIANDKSGNLFKYIYVEDATGGIRINIDKSDMYNDPRFILGKEVYVKLKNLYVGAVNGEIQLGVPFSGAVGRIAEADVYKYFFDSKKAITAVTATERTITQFTMADVGRWVKIKDLQFIAGDLEKVYASGAVTNKTLEDCSGNKVLLRTSNFADFAGQVIEAGKGDVYGVLSVFNGTYQLWITDILGADLDNPRCDGSVYVPLPVLYKEEFAAGGFSSDWATANVTGPNQFWKTSNQGNGTNYYAIMNGFASGNNVNEDWLISKAVSLVGKTKAAVSFTSDVNYSGPALQVYATENYTGDPATTSWVALPALLDTNNSGFGDWVSSGNVDLSAFLGKNVRIAFKYTSTTSAAATWEIDDFKIKGQ
- a CDS encoding NAD(P)H-dependent oxidoreductase; amino-acid sequence: MNYLEALSRRYSVKKFNPEMIIPQDTLLNILESGKLAASSLGLQPYKIFVVQSREIKEKLIPAFYNPSQISTCSHLIVLVSKKNIEDTYLDGYFKHISEVRDQPVEHLDLFRKSITGHFSRQEHDDILNWAEKQSYIVLANLMYAAAIENIDTCPMEGFRQEEIEQILDINSEKEKVTVTLALGYRSEEDQFQNMKKVRKPNEKLFKFI
- the nadB gene encoding L-aspartate oxidase, producing the protein MIKADVLVIGSGISGLSYAIKVSEQLPDAKIIIVTKSDEDESNTKYAQGGLAVVTDSKNDNFEKHIEDTMRAGDGENKRNVVEMVVREAPARFNEIVEWGANFDKKNGEFALGREGGHTENRIVHHKDITGFEIERALLQTVKNSPTIEILDHHYVIDIITQHHVPGKELNEGEINCYGAYILDEKSKTIKKITSKITLVATGGAGHVYKNTTNPTIATGDGIAFVARAKGKVTNMQYYQFHPTALYSKIDGMLFLISEAVRGDGAKLRTKRGEKFMHKYDAREELASRDIVARAIDAEMKITGDEFVGLDCREMSQEKFLEHFPNIYKKCKSEGIDPFVQLIPVVPACHYLMGGIDVDKDGQSSINNLFAVGECTNSGLHGANRLASNSLLEGLVFGHNAAMKTVELLKENNFNFDDLKAVPEWNEEGMKIIDEMVIVSYLRKQLQEMMSNLVGIVRSNSRLKMALQKHAEIAAAVDEIYHYSILSPQLSELRNLTTVAHLIISESMEMTQNKGAFYNKDLVQA
- the nadC gene encoding carboxylating nicotinate-nucleotide diphosphorylase, which produces MKRPSYATDKVLKQFIKNALEEDIQDGDHSTLSTIPKDLEQSAKLLVKENCILAGVELAEIIFKTFDKDLKVETYIKDGEVAKTGDIAFIVTGSARSILSTERLVLNCMQRMSGIATLTHDWDSRLIGTKTKLLDTRKTTPNFRVCEKWAVAIGGGTNHRYGLYDMIMLKDNHIDYNGSITNAVKMAKDYVKKSKKKLKIEVETRNLEEVQEAINAKVDRIMLDNMDVATMKKAVKLINGSCESEASGGITRNQLKEIATTGVTYISVGALTHSAENIDLSLKAVM
- a CDS encoding TonB-dependent receptor, translating into MKLINKSMLTVLITLSTASVYYAQETQDTVKTKSKDIEEVILQGVTDIAKDRKTPVAASTIKAAQIIERLGNQELTEILNTTPSVYATKSGGGFGDGSITMRGFESRNIAVMVNGMPVNDMEGGSVYFSNWTGLADVTSTMQVQRGLGSSKLGIASVGGTMNFITRTADMKKGGAIRLGVGNDDYLKTSFAYNTGKSDNGWASSFLMSRTAGGTYIENTDFESYAYYFALGWEASKKHNFQFTLTSSPQWHDQRTYASTIFNYIKFNPDNDNTPYRQYNSDFGYKTAANGDRYAIANRSNYYSKPVMMVNWDWTMNEKSKLSTVLYMSNGRGGGTGDLGRVANKGMTGFYDNTGHFDYDAIFAANAAVNLNNPSTPANSTLIRRASINSHNWYGILANFQHKVNDNWSFSVGTDDRYYYGYHYQVVSDLYGATGYKENKNANVAPYVASNVYDYKKLSWNPFGGSTAPISDQIGYSNDGEVLWYSGFAQVEYTKDKLSAFLQGSVSNQSYQRIDNFVKDGVTMQQGQTVNTKTGFKDLFGYNVKGGANYNINDYHNVFANIGYYSKQPFMNSVYPSNLQVVNPNLTNEKIFSAEIGYGFRSPKLSANVNLYRTEWKDRWLRRSNQIFEIADPAAPGGVGTVNGYSEISGITQLHMGVEVDAVYKPFHFLEFQGMLSYGDYQYKGNATGTNFDDNNNPVAVVGTKTTNTLYLDGVKVGGSSSNSIPQVTASLGTTVRPVKDLNIYGTWRYVGKLYSSIDAATFTTVANQERGSLQLPDFNLFDIGASFKIRLKNTAQYFTVGANVYNLFDTTYIADGATNNFVKNVGDFTTSTTGGVTTTAQQKYDAYINNPANFYKGIDTSNRVFFGFGRTWAANLSFNF
- a CDS encoding aspartate-semialdehyde dehydrogenase translates to MKVAVVGSTGMVGQVMLKVLEERNFPVTELIPVASERSIGKQVKYKQVDYTIVSIDDAIAAKPDIAIFSAGGDTSLEYAPKFAEAGITVIDNSSAWRMDPTKKLVVPEINADVLTKEDKIIANPNCSTIQLVMVLGPLNKKYDLKRVIVSTYQSVTGTGKAAVDQLNGEISGDDSVAKVYPYQIFKNALPHCDVFSDDDYTKEEIKLMKEPKKILGDDTFNLTATAVRVPVQGGHSESVNIEFENEFELDEVRKILSETPGVVVMDNVKNNEYPMPLYSEGKDEVFVGRIRRDLSQPKTLNLWIVADNLRKGAATNAVQIAEYLVANNLV
- a CDS encoding cation diffusion facilitator family transporter, producing MITKNINKDKIGFQKWIAAFGVILFIGKIIAWKLTDSDAVFSDAMESIVNVISAFMGLYSLHLASKPKDEDHPYGHGKVEFVTSGIEGALIAIAGIMIIYEGINSLVTGKTLSELDWGITIIAATAIINYILGYISIKKGERENSLVLISSGKHLQSDTVTTLGVVISLIIVYFTKIYWIDSVVALIFGFYIIFVGYKIVRKSLRGIMDEQDPELLNNIIDLLEKNRHTEWIDIHNMKIQQFGSSLHIDAHITLPYYYSLREAHKEMEQAILLLANNTKRTVEFNFHMDDCKTISCPVCQIMDCPVRKQPFVKRVEWTAENVTRVEKHTIE
- a CDS encoding exosortase F system-associated membrane protein, with translation MKILSWFLVIVGVCGLISVRMLEDQIFYDPFLKYFHEADVQIAIPQFEWGKLILSHIFRFLLNLFFSCVIIHFLFRNKIWTIQGAILISIFFVITFPIYLYCISNRFEIGHLFSFYMRRFVIQPLIILLIVPLFYYRKQMMLRNSNY
- the xrtF gene encoding exosortase family protein XrtF, producing the protein MLKDFKPVLGILLRFIIIYLVLLFAYQFYLTTFKEQGLDPFSRMITKQVVFLQTLMGFPSALYDDVPKQQVWFHVRTRFVTRMVEGCNAISVMILFVSFIFAFYKGAKTFVFVGISLILLHIMNVLRITGLNIVCSDYPQYSKMSHDYVFPAIIYGSVVVLWLVWIKFFALKNENS